A section of the Ictalurus punctatus breed USDA103 chromosome 8, Coco_2.0, whole genome shotgun sequence genome encodes:
- the si:ch211-114c17.1 gene encoding pre-mRNA-processing factor 39, which translates to MAAEGAEEFNDNPEFTNPSGCEAPEVANFPQPDLAVSEDMGGTDMADPSLAYSAPPVTGEEEEDGREMPVEFDRQWNLVNDNPQDFNSWTDLLQYCEQEGHLRASRQALGAFLARYPLCYGYWKKFADLERRAGHNQKAEEVCMQGLTVIPLSVDLWIHYINLLLGTLNMNLPDSIQRIRSVFEDALAAAGWDWHSDRLWDLYAEWEKEQGDLRAMTAVYDRVMRVPTQLYSTHYEKLKRHLTSSPLQDVLSAEEYETVQAEYMQNQIQAKKEGSDATAGEEEERPPGEDDPANDDKDSEEAVQKMLELILARREEMYQQNEAEVRKRWNYEDAIKRPYFHVKPLDRTQLKAWHTYLEWEMLEAEAANAVTEGTGVEGQEGSEVKEGIAGHRRVQILFERCLIACALYEEFWDKYAHYLEPRSLEETRSVYRRACEIHLPYKHSFHFQWAMFEERHGNTSEAQRILEALEKAMPGLAMVRLRRVALERRAGHLEKAESLLKEAVEENKDKPYLHAFYSIKLARFFHKLGKNPSRARAVLQEAIEISPDNSKLYLNLLDLELSGDLRLNGGGVQQCVSKALAAPLSSDLKILFSQRGLQFAEDFGTTVQSVLSIYEEHQKLLNDLGAKKRGAENSDSDDPEKMNKMDDDSGTAAPAQAVPPAVPPVPPPPVMGGDMSGYGNYSNWYQQQQYGGYGGYSNPWNQYNQYYPPS; encoded by the exons ATGGCGGCTGAAGGCGCGGAAGAATTCAACGACAACCCGGAATTCACAAACCCTTCag GGTGTGAAGCTCCCGAGGTCGCTAACTTTCCCCAGCCTGACTTAGCGGTATCTGAAGACATGGGAGGAACAGACATGGCAGATCCGTCATTAGCCTACAGCGCACCTCCAGTGActggagaagaggaagaggatggTCGAGAAATGCCAGTGGAATTTGACAGACAGTGGAATCTGGTGAATGACAACCCACAGGATTTCAACAGCTGGACTGATTTATTACAGTACTGTGAACAAGAG GGTCATTTGAGAGCATCTCGTCAGGCCCTGGGTGCGTTCCTGGCGAGATACCCGCTCTGCTATGGCTACTGGAAGAAGTTTGCAGATTTGGAAAGGCGAGCAGGACACAACCAAAAGGCTGAGGAG GTATGCATGCAAGGACTGACGGTAATCCCTCTCAGTGTGGATCTGTGGATACATTACATTAACCTCCTGCTTGGCACACTGAATATGAACCTGCCTGACTCGATACAGCGCATTCGCAG TGTGTTTGAGGATGCTCTGGCTGCAGCAGGCTGGGACTGGCACTCAGACCGCCTGTGGGACCTGTATGCTGAGTGGGAGAAAGAACAGGGAGACCTGAGGGCCATGACTGCAGTCTATGACCGTGTGATGAGAGTTCCCACCCAGCTCTACAGCACCCACTATGAAAA ATTAAAGCGTCATTTAACATCAAGTCCACTCCAGGATGTGCTGAGCGCTGAGGAATACGAGACGGTGCAGGCTGAGTACATGCAGAATCAGATTCAGGCTAAGAAAGAGGGATCCGATGCTACAGCTGGTGAGGAAGAGGAAAGACCGCCTGGGGAGGACGATCCTGCAAACGATGACAAAGATTCG GAagaagcagtacagaaaatgctGGAGCTGATCTTGGCTAGGAGAGAGGAAATGTATCAGCAGAATGAGGCTGAGGTCAGGAAGAGATGGAATTATGAAGATGCG ATTAAGAGGCCATATTTCCATGTGAAGCCTTTGGATCGGACCCAGCTGAAAGCCTGGCACACGTACCTGGAGTGGGAGATGCTTGAAGCTGAGGCAGCAAATGCAGTCACTGAGGGAACGGGTGTGGAAGGTCAGGAGGGTTCAGAGGTCAAAGAAGGCATCGCTGGCCATAGGAGGGTGCAGATTCTGTTTGAGCGCTGCCTCATTGCCTGTGCACTCTATGAGGAGTTCTGGGATAAG TATGCGCATTATTTAGAGCCACGCAGTCTGGAGGAGACACGCAGTGTATATCGACGAGCTTGTGAAATCCACCTGCCATACAAGCACAGTTTTCACTTTCAGTGGGCCATGTTTGAGGAGAGACATG GTAATACCTCGGAGGCACAGCGTATCCTAGAAGCTCTAGAGAAGGCTATGCCTGGCCTGGCCATGGTGCGGCTCCGGAGGGTGGCACTAGAGAGGAGGGCGGGTCATCTGGAAAAGGCAGAGTCACTGCTAAAGGAGGCAGTTGAAGAGAATAAAGACAAGCCGTACCTTCATGCCTTTTACTCCATTAAACTGGCCCGCTTTTTTCACAAATTAGGCAAGAATCCATCGCGGGCTCGCGCCGTGCTGCAAGAGGCCATTGAGATTAGTCCA gACAACAGTAAGCTCTACCTGAACCTGCTTGACCTGGAGCTATCTGGGGATCTGCGGCTCAATGGAGGAGGAGTCCAGCAGTGCGTGAGCAAAGCTTTAGCTGCACCTCTCTCGTCAGACCTCAAGATCCTCTTCTCCCAAAGAGGCCTGCAGTTTGCTGAGGATTTTGGGACCACAGTGCAAAG TGTGCTGAGTATCTACGAGGAACACCAGAAGCTTCTGAATGATCTCGGTGCAAAGAAGCGTGGAGCAGAGAACAG TGATAGCGACGATCCggagaaaatgaataaaatggatGATGACTCTGGTACAGCAGCACCTGCACAAGCTGTTCCGCCTGCTGTGCCCcctgttcctcctcctccagtgATGGGTGGAGATATGAGTGGGTATGGAAACTATAGCAACTGGTATCAG CAACAGCAGTATGGAGGATATGGTGGCTACTCCAACCCCTGGAACCAGTACAATCAGTACTACCCTCCTAGTTAG